The sequence CGTGTCCACCTCGACGGCAAGGACCTCCCCGCCCCCGGCCAGGGCGATCTGTACCCAGTCGTTGGCCTTGTCGCGCCGACGCCGGGTCTCCCAGCCCTCGCCCATGACGGAGGCGCGACCGGGAGCGTTCAGGTTGTGCGGGGAGGAGAAGTACCGGTCCGAGGCCGCCTCGGCCACGCCGCCGAACTCCTGCGCGGCCAGGTCGAAGGTGAGGCCGTCCAGGTCGCGCGGGTCGGGCAGCACCTCGCCGTGCACCCGCAGCCGGGCCACACCGCCGTCCGGCCAGATGTTCAGCCGGATGTGCGTGTACCGGGTCCGGTCGGTGACCTCGAACTCGTGGGCGGTGTTGCCCTGCAGCGCGGTGCGCGGCACCAGGTCGGTCCACTGCGCGGCGTCCAGCTCCTCGACCGAGGGGTGGCCGGCTATCGAGGCCGCCTGGACGGAGGCGGTCTCGGGGTAGTTGCCGGTGAAGTGCGCGGTGTCCACGATCACCCCGTGCACCCGGCCGGCCACGCCGAGCCGGACGATCGCCCAGTCGTGGTCCTCGTCGGTCGGGTGCGGCTGGTCGGCGCTGACGCCGCGGCGGCGCTTGCTCTCCCAGCCGTCCATGATCTGGCCCTTGTGGCCGAAGGTGTGCGGCCGGAACTCGGCCGGCTTGGCGACCAGCAGGTTCTCCGCGTCCGCGAAGGTGTCCTCGTTGGTGGCCACCACTCCGGCGCCGAGCAGCCGGGAGGCGAGGTTGACCAGCTCGGTGAAAGGAGCGGCCGGGGTCTGACTGTCACTCATGTCTCGTCGCTCCTCAGCGCGTTCGTGAAATCAGCGGGTGCCGAAGAATCAGCTGTGCCGAAGAATCTGCTGCCCGAAGGGCTCGGCGTTGACGTCCACCACCCGGCCGCGCAGCCAGGTGGCCTTGACGGCGCCGGTCAGGGTCTTGCCCGCGTAGGGGGTGACCGGGTTGCGGTGGTGCAGGCCGGCCGGGTCGACGGCGAACTCGCCGTCGGGGTCGAAGGCCACCAGGTCGGCGTCGTGGCCGACCGCGATGGCGCCCTTGGTGCCGTCCAGGCCGACCAGCGAGGCCGGCCCGCTCGCCATCCAGCGGACCACGTCGGCCAGCGAGTGGCCGCGCTTGCGGGCCTCGGTCCAGATCGCCGGCAGACCCAGCTGCAGCGAGGCGATGCCGCCCCAGGCCGCCGCGAAGTCGCCGCTGCCACCGTACTTCTGCAGCAGCTTCAGGTCGGGGGTGGACGGCGAGTGGTCGGAGACGACACCGATGAACTCGCCGTTGGCCAGCGCCGCCCAGAGCTTGTCGCGGTTGGACTCGTCGCGGATCGGCGGGCAGCACTTGAAGGCGGTGTCGCCGTCCGGCACCTCCTCGGCGGCCAGCGTCAGGTAGTGCGGGCACGTTTCCGCAGTGACCCGGACGCCGTCGGCGCGGGCCTGGGCCAGCAGCGGCAGCACGGCGGCCGAGGAGACGTGCAGGATGTGCACCCGGGCGCCGGTGCGCCGGGCGGTGTCCAGCAGCCGGGCCACGGCGGCGGCCTCGGCGTCGTCGGGCCGGGAGTTCAGGAAGTCGCGGTAGTGCACGCCGGGCACCTGCGGGGCGGCGCCGAGCACCGCCGGGTCCTCGGCGTGGATGATCGCCAGCGCGCCGATCCGGGCCTGCTCGGTGAGCGCGGCCTCCAGGTCGGCCTGCTCGACGTGCGGGAACTCGTCCACGCCGGAGGGCGCCAGGAAGCTCTTGAAGCCGAAGACACCGGCCTGGTGCAGCGGCTCCAGGTCGCCGGTGTTGCCGGGGATCGCGCCGCCCCAGAACCCGAGGTCGACCCAGGCCTGTCCCTCGGCGATCTTCCGCTTGGCCGCCAGCCCGGCCACCGTGGTGGTGGGCGGGATGGAGTTGAGCGGCATGTCGATGATGGTGGTGACGCCGCCGGCGGCGGCGGCCCGGGTGGCGGTCGCGAAGCCCTCCCACTCGGTCCGGCCGGGCTCGTTGACGTGCACGTGGGTGTCGACCAGGCCGGGCAGCAACGCGACCTCGCCGAGGTCGGTCAGCTGGGAGTCGCCGACCAGCAGCGAGCCGTGGGCGGCGATCTGCTCGATCTTCCCGTCCCGGACCAGCACGTCGGCGGGGCGCTCACCGTCGGGGAGAACCACGCGACGGGAACGGATCACCGCGGTCGACTGCTGCATCAAGGACCTCCGGACGGTTGCGGGTTGAGCTGCTTGCGGTGGGGGTGGCTCGGAGCCTAGGCCCGCCTTCAACAAAACGTCAATGTAGGAAGATACGATTAACCAAGCGGCAATCAGGAGGCAACGAGCAGGTCCCGGGCGAGCGTCTCGCCCGCCACCTCGGCCAGCTCCGCAGCCTTGGTGAGGCTGTCGCCGGGCTGCTCGGCGAGGTCGGTGAGCGCGTACGCGGCGGCGAAACCGGCCCCGCGCCACTCGTCCTCGGACAACTCCAACCGACCTGCCACAGCGGCCACCGGAACCCCCGCCCCGGTGGCCGCCGCAGCAACTCCGGCGGGGGCCTTGCCGTGCAACGTCTGCGCGTCAAGGCATCCCTCACCGGTGACGACAAGGCGTGCCCCACGCACGGCCTCGTCGAAACCCAGCAGTTCGAGCAGCAGCTCGATGCCGGGTCGCATAGTGGCCCCCAACAGGGCCAGGGCGCCGAATCCCACCCCACCCGCGGCCCCGGCGCCGGGGGCATCGCGGAAGTCCACGCCGGTGCTCTCGCGCACCACGTCGGCCCAGCGGGTCAGGCCGGCCTCCAGGACCAGCAGGTCCTCGGCATCGGCACCCTTCTGCGGGCCGTACACCGCAGTGGCCCCCCGCGGACCGAGCAGCGGGTTGTCCACATCGCAGGCGACCACGATCTCGACCCCGCCGAGCCCGTCCGCGAGCGAGCCCGGGTCGAAGCGGTGCAGCCGGCGCAGGGCCGCACCGCCGGGCGGGAGCTCGATGCCCTCGCCGTCGTAGAGGCCGGCGCCGAGCGCCTGGACCATGCCCGCGCCGCCGTCGGTGCAGGCGCTGCCGCCCAGGCCCAGCACGACGCGCTTGGCGCCCAGGCTGACGGCCCGTCCGATCAGCTGCCCGACCCCGTAGGAGCCGGCCCCGAGCGGGGCGGTGCGTCCGCCGGGTAGCCGGGCCAGGCCGGAGGCCTGGGCGAGCTCGACCACGGCGGTGTCGCCCTTGACGGCGATCGCGGCGTCCACCGGCAGCCCGGTCGGTCCGGCCACCTTGGCCGGGATCCGGGTGAAGCCGGCCGCCAGCGCGGCGGCCAGGGTGCCCTCGCCGCCGTCGGCCACCGGCAGCTCGCGGACCTCGACGCCGGGGACGACCCGACGGATTCCCGCGGCCAGCCGGGCGGCCACCTCGGCACCCTCCAGGGTGCCCTTGAACTTGTCGGGAGCTACGACCACATGGCCCTGAGTGGGGGTGGCGGGCATAGTGCGGGCCTCACTTCCGAGTCGAACTGATGGTGCTTCACTCAATGGTGCGACGCGTCGCAACTCAATGGCGTCGCAGCTCAAGGGCGTCGCCGCTCGAGGGCGTCGCCACCCGAGGGGTGCGGTCCCCTCCCCGCCGTTCCTCCCGTCCCGCTTCCGACGTACGGGAGGCTCCCCTCGGCGGGGAGGGGACCGGGCGGCGCCTGCGTGCGACCGAAGCACGCGCGCCGCCGGTTGGCACGACCAGCAGCGGGAGGATGAGCACCAACCCCGCTGCCGGCCGAAAGTGTCCTCCTGGTGACGCGGGCACGACCGGACAGGTACACGCCACCAGGAGGAGTCTGGATAACCCCGAGGGTTACTTGACCTCGCGGCCGGCGAGGCGCTCGACGCCGCGCAGCAGGGCCGAGTGGTCCAGCGAGCCGTCACCGTTGGCGCGGGCCGAGGCGACCAGCTGGGCGACCAGCGAGCCGACCGGCAGCGGGGCCTCGACGGCGCGCGCGGCGGCGGTCACGATGCCCATGTCCTTGTGGTGCAGGTCGATCCGGAAGCCCGGGGCGAACTCGCGGTTGACCATGTTGGCCTTCTTGCGGTTCAGCACGGTGGAACCGGCCAGGCCGCCCGCGAGGACGTCCAGCGCGGCCGGCAGGTCGACGCCCGCGTTCTCCAGGAAGACCACGGCCTCGGCCACGACCTGGATGTTCACGGCCACGATCAGCTGGTTGGCGGCCTTCACGGTCTGGCCGGCGCCGGCCGGGCCGACGTGGATGACCGTGGTGCCCAGCGCGTCGAAGAGCGGCTTGGCCTCGGCGAAGTCGGCGGCCTCGCCACCGACCATGATCGACAGCACCGCCTCGATGGCGCCGGCCTCGCCACCGGAGACCGGGGCGTCCAGGGTGCGGACGCCCTTCTCCTTGGCGGCCGCCTCGACCTTGATCGAGGTCTGCGGGGTGATCGAGGACATGTCGATCACCAGGGTGCCGGCCTTGACGTTCTCCAGCACACCGCCCTCACCGAGGATGACGGCCTCGACGTGCGGGTCGGCCGGGACCATGGTGATGACGACCTCGGCGTCCTTCACCGCGTCCGCGATGCTAATCGCACCGTGGCCGCCGGCCGCCACCAGGGCGTCGATCGCGGACTGCTCGAGGTTGAAACCGGTGACGTGGTGGCCGGCCTTGACCAGGTTGGCGGCCATCGGGCTGCCCATGATGCCGAGGCCGATGAAGGCGATCTTGCGGGAGGCGCTCATCGCGTCGCGTTCCTTACGTGAAGAAGTGGGGAGGGGATTACTGGTTGGCGCGCAGCGTGCGCGGCAGCCACTCGAAGCTGTCGGCGCTGACGCCGGTGGAGGGCTTGTACTCCAGGCCGACCGGGCCGGTGTAGCCGGCGGCGGTGACGCGCTCCAGCAGGGCGGCCAGGTCGAGTTCGCCGGTGCCGGGCTCGTTGCGGCCCGGGTTGTCGGCGATCTGCACGTGGCCGATCCGGTCGGCGTAGGTGTCGATGACGGCGTTCAGGTCCTCGCCGTTGACCGCCAGGTGGTAGAAGTCGCAGAGGAACTTGGCGTTGCCGAGACCGGTGGCGGCGTTGACCTTGTCCACCACCTCGACGGCGGCGGCCGCGGTGTGCAGCGGGTAGTCGGGGGCGTCGTTGCGGTTGAGCGCCTCGATCAGCAGGACCGCGCCGATCGAGTGGGCGGCCCGGGCGGCCAGCACGAGGTTCTCCAGGGCCAGCGCGTCCTGCTCGGCCGGGTCCACGCCCTCGACCCGGTTGCCGTAGATGGCGTTCAGCGCGCCGGCGCCGAGCGAAGCGGCAAGCTCTGCGGCCACCGCGATGTTCTCGCGGAAGCGCTCGCGCTCGGCCGGGACGGAGGCGGTGCCCTTGGCGCCCACCGACAGGTCGTCGAGGAAGTTGAGGCCGGTCAGCCGGACACCGGCGTCGGTGAAGGCCTTGCGCAGCGCGTCCAGCTCGGCCTCGGCCGGGGTGGTCTGGGTGCCGAACGGCCACCAGAGCTCGGCGGCGGTGAAGCCCGCGGCGGCCGCGGCGGCCGGGCGCTCCAGCAGCGGCAGCTCGCTGAACAGGATCGACAGGTTGATCGTGGCGCGTCCCTGCAAAGACGCGTACTCGGAAGCGGCTGTCACGTCCCTCACCTTTCACTTCTTCTCCCCCAGCCTTCGGCCGGGAGGCTCCCCTCATCGCAATTCCATGATGCGGAAGAGGGATTCTGCTTGGTGGAAGCTTGCCATGCCGACCCGAGGGACTGTCAAGCGTCCTGCAACAGTTTGTTGAACAACATTCTGTTGAAAGGTGCAGCCGTTGGACCTCCCCCGCCGACCAGTGCCTCGCTACAGTGAGCGCGTGCGATTGATGGTGGAGTTCACGACAGAACCGTTCGAGCTGGTCAGCTTCCCGGACCATGCGGTGGCCGCCCGCCGGGTGGTGGACGAAGCGGGCCTGGCCGTCTCGGTCGGCCCGTTCGGCACCAGCGCCGAGGGCGAGGCCGAGCAGGTCCTCGCGGCAGTCACCCGACTGCTGCACGACACCCTGGACGCCGGCGCCAGCCGGATCTCGGTCCAGGTCAGCGTGGTCCCGGAGAGCTCTGCGGACCCTGAGACCCCCGAAGGAGTGGGTTCGCAGTGACCGATGCCCTGGAGCACCCGCTCACCCTGGCGATAAAGCCGCTGCTCGACGCCGTCGGCGCGACCCCGCTCGCGGTCGGCGAGGCGAAGCCGGACGACGTGGTCCTGGAGTGGGAGGGCGAGCCGGCTGTCGCCATCCGGCTGCCCCACCTGAGCAGTGCGCTCGACCGCCTGCTGGCCGAGATGACCCGCCAGTTCGACGGCCGGCCGCTCAGCGAGCTGGACCGACTGGAGAAGCAGCGCGTCGTCGCCCTTCTGGAGGAGCGCGGCGCCTTCACCGTCCGACACGGAGTGGAGACCGTCGCGTCCGCCCTGGGCGTCAGCCGGTTCACGGTGTACAACTACCTCAACCGGCAGATCGAGGAGCCGAAGACCGGCTGACCAGGCCAGTCTTGCCGAGCGTGGATCCGGACACACTTGGCGGATCGCACACGAAACCGGCCGGACATCTCCGGCGGTTCGAAACGTAACCACCAAGGCTTCAACAAAGTGTTGACGGCCGGGGGTGGTGGATCTAGCTTGTGCGGGTGGCACCACTCTTCAGGAGGTCCACCCGTGACCAACCACCCCCACGCGTCAGTTGACGCAGCCGGCGCCCTCGCGGCGCTGGCGGCGGCACCCGCCGCCGAACTGGCGAAGACCCTCCTCGAGGTCTGCTCCAGCCCCAGCTGGGCCGCCGCCGTGGCGGCCGCCCGCCCCTGGTCGGACCGCGAGTCCCTGCTGGCCGCCAACGCGGCCGCGATGGCCGGGCTCAGCACCGCCGACCTGGGCGATGCGATGGCCGGCCACGCCCGGATCGGCAAGCCCAAGGCGGGCGACGCCACCTCCGAGCGCGAGCAGGCCGGCATCCAAGGAGTGGACCAAGCGCTCCTGGACGACCTGCAGCAGGCCAACGCCGCCTACGAGGCGAAGTTCGGCCACGTCTTCCTGATCTGCGCCACCGGCCGCACCGCGGAGACCATGCTCGCCGCGCTGCGCGAACGCTTCCCCAACGACGCGGCCACCGAGGCCGAGATCGTCCGAGGCGAACTGCGCAAGATCAACGACATTCGTCTCAACCGTCTGCTGGACGAGCCGGCCCACTGACCGGATCGTTGACCTGACGGACAGTCACCCCCTGCCACCAGTAAGGTCATTCACGCCATGACTGGCATCTCCACGCACGTGCTCGACACCAGCCTCGGCCGCCCGGCCGAGGGCGTCCCGGTCGAGCTCGCATTGAACACCGAGGGTGGCTGGACGGTGCTCGGCACCTCCGCCACGGACTCCGACGGCCGGGCCAAGGACCTGCCGGCCGTGGAGGCGGGCTCGGTCGTCCGGCTCACGTTCGACACCGCCGCCTACTACGCGCAGAAGTCGGACGAGACGCCGTTCTTCCCCGAGGTCTCGATCGTCTTCACGGTCGCGCCCGCGCAGCACCACTACCACGTGCCGCTGCTGCTGAACCCCTTCGGATATTCCGTCTACCGCGGAAGCTAGACAGCAAGGAGCCGATGATGGCCCACGTGCTCGGTCAGAACCAGTACGGCAAGGCGGAGAACCGGATCGTCCGGGTCTACCGTGACAGCACCCGTCACGAGATCAAGGACCTGAACGTCTCGGTCTCGCTCCAGGGCGAGTTCGAGGACGTTCACCTCACCGGTTCGAACGCCAACTGCCTGCCCACCGACACCACCAAGAACACCGTCTACGCCTTCGCGAAGGAGTACGGCATCGAGTCGGCGGAGGCCTTCGGCATCCTGCTGGCCCGCCACTTCGTCGACAACACCGAGCGCGGCGTGGTGCACAGCGCCCGGATCCGGATCGAGGAGTACGTCTGGGACCGGATCAAGACCCCGGACAACACCTCGCGCTTCATCGGCTCCGAGGAGGTCGGCCACTCCTTCGTCCGCAACGGCGGCGAGGTGCGCACCTGCGAGGTGGTCTACGACGGTGAGACCGTCCAGGTGATCTCCGGCCTCAAGGACCTGATCGTGATGAACACGACCAACTCCGAGTTCTGGGGCTACATCAAGGACCGGTACACCACCCTGCAGGAGGCCTACGACCGGATCCTGGCCACCCAGGTGACGGCCCGCTGGAAGTACTCCTTCAGCGGCCGCGACGGCGAGGCCCAGCCGAACTGGAACCGCTCCTACCAGCACGTGCGCCGCCACATGCTGGAGGCCTTCGCTGAGACCTACTCCTACTCGCTGCAGCAGACGCTGCACGCGATGGGCACCCGGGTGCTGAACAACCGCGCCGAGGTGGACGAGGTCCGCCTGGAGCTGCCGAACAAGCACCACTTCCTGGTCGACCTCTCGCCCTTCGACCTGAAGAACGAGAATGAGGTGTACTACGCCGCCGACCGGATGTACGGCCTGATCGAGGGCACCGTGCACCGCGAGGGCGTCGTCCCGGTCATCCCGGTCGCCTGATCCGAGGCACCGCCACCCGAGGGATTCTCACTCCGCCGTCCCGCCCTCGGGACCGCAGTACCGCTGACGGCGGTGACACCCTAGCCGGACCCCGCGCGGGCTGACGGCCCGTCACCCAGCCTCCCCGACGCGCCCTCAGCTCGCGCGGGTCCACGCGCTCAGCCCTCCCCCACTCCCTAGGAGTCACCATGGCAGTCCAGCCCCCGCCCGCCGACCAGCGGATCGTGATCGAGAACGTCGCGATCGCCACGGTCGACGCCAACGACACCGAGTACGCCCGCGGCCACGTCGTGATCAAGGGCAATGTGATCGAGTCGGTCGGCGACGGCCCGGCTCCGCAGTGGCTGGACAACGTGGTGCGCCGGATCAACGGCGAGGGCCACCTGATCACCCCGGGTCTGGTCAACACCCACCACCACTTCTACCAGTGGATCACCCGGGGCCTGGCCCAGGACAACATCCTCTTCGACTGGCTGGTCGCGCTCTACCCGACCTGGGCCCGGATCGACGACAAGCTGGTGCACGCCGCCAGCCTCGGCTCGGCCGCCGCGCTGCTCAAGTCCGGCTGTACCACCGCCAGCGACCACCACTACGTCTTCCCGCAGGGCGGCGGCGACATCCTCGGCGCCTCGATCGAGGCCGTCCAGTCGCTCGGCATGCGCTTCACCGCGCTGCGCGGCTCGATGGACCGCAGCAAGAAGGACGGCGGCCTGCCGCCGGACCACGCGGTGGAGAAGACCGAGGACATCCTGATCGCCTCCGAGGCGGCCGTGGACAAGTGGCACGACGCCTCCTTCGGCTCGATGCTGCACGTCGCGATCGCGCCCTGCTCGCCCTTCTCGGTCTCCACCGAACTGATGCGCGAGGCCGCCGTGCTGGCCCGCCGCAAGGGCGTCCGGCTGCACACCCACGGCTCCGAGACGGCCGAGGAGGAGCAGTTCTGCAAGGAGCTGTTCGGCATGGGCCCGACCGACTACTTCGAGTCCACCGGCTGGCTGGGCGAGGACGTCTGGATGGCGCACTGCGTCCACATGAACGACTCCGACATCGCCAAGTTCGCCGAGACCGGCACCGGCGTGGCGCACTGCCCCTCCTCCAACGCCCGTCTGGCCGCCGGCATCGCCCGGGTGCCGGACATGCTGAAGGCCGGCGTGCCGGTCGGCCTGGGCGTGGACGGCACCGCCTCCAACGAGTCCGGCGAGCTGGGCACCGAGCTGCGCAACGCCCTGCTGATCAACCGTCTGCACGGCCGCCCCGACGCGCTCACCGCGCGCAGCGCGCTGCGCCTGGGCACCATGGGCGGCGCCCGGGTGCTGGGCCGGCAGAACGAGATCGGCTCGATCGAGGTGGGCAAGCTCGCCGACCTGGCGCTGTGGAAGGTCGACGGCATCATGCACTCCTCGATCGCCGACCCGGTGGCCGCCCTGGCCCTGGGCGCGCTGCCCCCGCTGTCGGTGCTCTTCGTCAACGGCAACGCCGTGGTCGAGAAGGACACCCTGACCACCGTGAACGAGGACCAGATCGCGCTGGCCTGCGCCCGCGCCGCCAAGGAGCTGGCCTCCCGCGCCTGACCCTTCCTCACCATGAACTCCGGGCCGCCCAGGGACGGTGCGTGACCCGGACTCCGGCCGCTGCCAACAGGCGGCGACCGGACTGCAGCCCCGGACCCACGGCGAGGGTCCGGGGCTGTGGCGTACCGTCAGGCGGGGCACCGTAGGTTACGGCTGACCAGGAATCGTCCATCATGCGCCGAAAGAGACCATATGACCACCGTGGGGTCGGCGATCCCCGCTGCCCGACCGCCCGCCGTACTGCGTAGGACGCTGCGGCGGGCGCGGCGTCACCCGGTGCTCGCCGCCACTGTGCTGGCCGGGCTGCTGCACGTGATCTGGGCGCTGGCGCTGGCCAATGACGCGGGCGATCTGGCGGCCCAGTACGCCTGGACCGAGTTCGCCCGCCAGCACCCCGAATCGGCCTACAACCTGTCCTGGTACGGCGGCATGCACACCGCCTCGTACAGCGTGCTCTCGCCCTATCTGATGGGCCTGCTCGGGGTCCGCACCACCGGGGTGCTGGCCGGCACGGTCTCCGCCGCGCTGGCCGCCACCCTGCTGATCCGCTCCGGACTGCGCCGCCCGATGGCGCCGGCGCTGTGGACGGCGTTCGCCCTCTGGTGTGACGTCGCGTCAGGACGGGTGACCTTCGCGATCGGCGTGGCCTTCGGGCTCGCCGCCGCCGTGCTGGCCTTCACCTGTCCCGGGCCCCGCTTCCGGCGCACCCTGCTGGTCGTGCTGGCGGCGCTGGCCACCATGGGCAGTCCGGTGGTCGGGCTCTTCCTCGAAGTGGCGGCCGCCGCGCTCTTCCTGACCGGCCGTCGGCGGGACAGCTATCCGCTGGCGGTGTCACCGATCGTGGTGGTGGCCGGCACCGCGCTGCTCTTCCCGTTCAAGGGCCAGCAGCCGTTCGACTGGTGGACCGCCGCGCCGGTGGTGGCGGCCGCGTTGGCGGCGGCCTGGCTGGCCCCGGTCGGCTGGGCGGCGCTGCGGCGCGGGGCGGTGGTCTACGCGCTCGGGGTGGTGCTGGTCTGGCTGATCCCCTCCCCGGTCGGCAGCAATGTGGAGCGGCTCAGCCTGCTCTTCGCCGGCACCGTGCTGCTCGCCGTGCTGCTGGAGAGCCGGCCGGCCCGGGGCCGGGCGTTGGCCGTCTCGGCGGGCTTCCTGGCGGTGGCCGTCTGGCTGGCCGGCCGCACCGCCGGCGACCTGGTGGTGACCGTCCCGGTCTCGGCACCGGCCCGGGACGGCAAGGCGCTGATCGACGAGCTGCACCGGGTGGGTGCCGACCGCGGCCGGGTCGAGGTGGTGCCGCTGGCCTCGCACTGGGAGGCCAGCGGGGTGGCGCCCTACGTCGACCTGGCGCGCGGCTGGAACCGGCAGGCGGACGTCACCCGCAACCCGCTCTTCTACACCGACCAGCTGTCCGCCGTCGACTACCACGCCTGGCTGCTGCGCTGGGGGGTGGGCTACGTGGCCCTGTCCACCGACAGGCCGGACGATGCGGCGGTGGACGAGGCCGCACTGGTGGGCGCCGGTCAGCCGTGGCTGGCGCCGGTCTGGCAGCACGGCAGCTGGCGGCTCTACCGGGTCACCGACGCGAGCCCGCTGGCCGACCCGCCCGCCGTGGTCAGCCAGGCCGGGCCGGCTGCGCTGACCGTGCAGGTGCCCTCGGCGGGCCTGGTGCGGCTGCTGCTGCCCTGGTCCCCGTGGCTCGGCATCCAGGGCGCCACCAGCACCAATGACGGCTGCCTGGCGGAGTCCGGCGACTGGACGGTGCTCTACGCCCCGGCTCCCGGCACCTACACCATCACCGGCCGCTACGCCTTCACCCGCGGCAACCCCTGCCCGGTGGTGAAGGCCATCGGGCGTGAGCCCCGGTAGCACCGGCAGGACGGCGAAGGCCCGGTGACGCCCCCTCGGGGGGAGCGTCACCGGGCCTTCAGGTCCTGGGGCCGGGTCAGACCTTCAGGGTGCGGATCGCGGTCGGGGCGTGGCCGGGCTCGGTGGCCAGCTCCTCCCACTCGTTGATGGCGTCGATGCCGGCGCCACCCATCGAGATGTTGGTGACGCGCTCCAGGATCGCCTCGACGACGACCGGGACCTGGAACTCGGCGGCCAGCTTCTTGGCCTGCTCGAAGGCGGCACCGAGCTCGTTCGGGTCGGTCACCCGGATCGCCTTGCAGCCCAGGCCCTCGACCACCTTGACGTGGTCGACGCCGTAGACGCCCAGCTCCGGCGAGTTGATGTTCTCGAACTCCAGGTTGACCTGGAAGTTGATGTCGAGGTTGCGCTGCGCCTGGCGGATCAGGCCCAGGTACGCGTTGTTCACCAGCACGTGGACGTACGGGATCTTGTGCTGCGCACCGACGGCCAGCTCCTCCAGCATGAACTGGAAGTCGTAGTCGCCGGAGAGCGCGACCACCGGGGTCTGCGGGTCGGCGGTTGCGACGCCGAGCGCGGCCGGGATGGTCCAGCCGAGCGGGCCGGCCTGGCCGCAGTTGATCCAGTGCCGCGGCTTGTAGACGTGCAGCATCTGCGCGCCGGCGATCTGCGAGAG is a genomic window of Kitasatospora azatica KCTC 9699 containing:
- a CDS encoding 8-oxoguanine deaminase — translated: MAVQPPPADQRIVIENVAIATVDANDTEYARGHVVIKGNVIESVGDGPAPQWLDNVVRRINGEGHLITPGLVNTHHHFYQWITRGLAQDNILFDWLVALYPTWARIDDKLVHAASLGSAAALLKSGCTTASDHHYVFPQGGGDILGASIEAVQSLGMRFTALRGSMDRSKKDGGLPPDHAVEKTEDILIASEAAVDKWHDASFGSMLHVAIAPCSPFSVSTELMREAAVLARRKGVRLHTHGSETAEEEQFCKELFGMGPTDYFESTGWLGEDVWMAHCVHMNDSDIAKFAETGTGVAHCPSSNARLAAGIARVPDMLKAGVPVGLGVDGTASNESGELGTELRNALLINRLHGRPDALTARSALRLGTMGGARVLGRQNEIGSIEVGKLADLALWKVDGIMHSSIADPVAALALGALPPLSVLFVNGNAVVEKDTLTTVNEDQIALACARAAKELASRA
- a CDS encoding MFS transporter gives rise to the protein MTTVGSAIPAARPPAVLRRTLRRARRHPVLAATVLAGLLHVIWALALANDAGDLAAQYAWTEFARQHPESAYNLSWYGGMHTASYSVLSPYLMGLLGVRTTGVLAGTVSAALAATLLIRSGLRRPMAPALWTAFALWCDVASGRVTFAIGVAFGLAAAVLAFTCPGPRFRRTLLVVLAALATMGSPVVGLFLEVAAAALFLTGRRRDSYPLAVSPIVVVAGTALLFPFKGQQPFDWWTAAPVVAAALAAAWLAPVGWAALRRGAVVYALGVVLVWLIPSPVGSNVERLSLLFAGTVLLAVLLESRPARGRALAVSAGFLAVAVWLAGRTAGDLVVTVPVSAPARDGKALIDELHRVGADRGRVEVVPLASHWEASGVAPYVDLARGWNRQADVTRNPLFYTDQLSAVDYHAWLLRWGVGYVALSTDRPDDAAVDEAALVGAGQPWLAPVWQHGSWRLYRVTDASPLADPPAVVSQAGPAALTVQVPSAGLVRLLLPWSPWLGIQGATSTNDGCLAESGDWTVLYAPAPGTYTITGRYAFTRGNPCPVVKAIGREPR